A single Ponticoccus alexandrii DNA region contains:
- a CDS encoding DUF6915 family protein, translating to MAHPYHHALSSVKKWGGTVDCYMAVHTWFDQSKEITADFRHRALRHHAEGIFMAETIFGPTLTLSTGRIIPTRWVGEQHVKEDLGFIPSFADWVKAIRPEPWMGRTARIEALVDPHLASPVVEVT from the coding sequence ATGGCACATCCTTACCACCACGCCTTGTCCTCGGTGAAGAAATGGGGCGGCACGGTCGACTGCTACATGGCCGTGCATACCTGGTTCGACCAGAGCAAGGAGATCACAGCGGACTTCCGGCACCGGGCGCTACGCCACCATGCCGAGGGCATCTTCATGGCCGAGACGATCTTCGGCCCGACCCTCACCCTCTCGACCGGGCGCATCATTCCTACCCGCTGGGTCGGCGAGCAGCATGTGAAGGAAGATCTCGGCTTCATCCCGAGTTTTGCCGATTGGGTGAAGGCCATCCGGCCCGAGCCCTGGATGGGCCGGACCGCGAGGATCGAGGCGCTGGTCGATCCGCATCTTGCGTCTCCCGTGGTCGAGGTCACCTGA
- a CDS encoding JAB domain-containing protein has protein sequence MTPHEETIVLEARDILGRYLSQNPVIGSWQALMDYCALTVRGPIERFHVLYLDRKNRIIADELLSTGTVDHVPVYPREVIKRALMLNASALILIHNHPSGDPTPSEADLNMTKEIQKGCKYHGLTLHDHIIVGAGTELSLRALGKL, from the coding sequence ATGACCCCCCACGAAGAAACCATCGTCCTCGAGGCCCGCGACATCCTCGGCCGCTACCTCAGTCAAAACCCGGTCATCGGCAGCTGGCAGGCGCTGATGGACTATTGCGCACTGACCGTTCGCGGTCCGATCGAGCGCTTCCATGTCCTCTACCTCGACCGCAAGAACCGCATCATTGCCGATGAGCTTCTTTCGACCGGCACGGTCGACCATGTCCCGGTCTATCCGCGAGAGGTGATCAAGCGGGCGCTGATGCTGAATGCCAGCGCGCTGATCCTGATCCACAACCACCCGTCTGGCGATCCAACGCCGTCGGAGGCCGATCTCAACATGACCAAGGAGATCCAGAAGGGCTGCAAGTACCACGGCCTGACGCTGCACGACCACATCATCGTCGGCGCCGGAACTGAGCTGAGCTTGCGGGCCCTCGGCAAGCTCTGA
- a CDS encoding nucleotidyl transferase AbiEii/AbiGii toxin family protein: MAEAFLRFSGQDRLDALGVAADRLGRPAHLLEKDVWVVWAIQQLFGSPIGANLVFKGGTSLSKTYQVIDRFSEDVDLTFDIRVLIPDLLGGREDAMPATSSEERRWSKRVRQALPEWVAGTVQPILQQAMDWEGIDAGLRIDGDKLFIDYPHLAQGTGYVSPSVMLEFGARSTGEPASPRDIVCDAASVIEGVEFPTARPRVMHAERTFWEKATAIHVFCLQNRIRGDRFSRHWHDVARLDDAGIAASAIEDRALATAVARHKAMFFAEKGADARWIDYGAATCGQLQLAPSGAALDVLADDYRRMAEDGLLASTPEPFGDLMDRCADIARKANAAFKPD; encoded by the coding sequence ATGGCTGAGGCATTCCTGCGCTTCAGCGGCCAGGACCGGTTGGATGCTCTTGGTGTCGCGGCCGATCGGCTCGGCCGACCAGCCCATCTCCTCGAAAAGGACGTCTGGGTGGTCTGGGCGATCCAGCAGCTATTTGGATCGCCCATTGGCGCAAACCTCGTCTTCAAGGGTGGCACCTCTCTGTCGAAGACCTACCAGGTCATTGACCGGTTTTCCGAGGATGTGGATCTGACCTTCGATATCAGAGTGCTGATCCCGGATCTGCTTGGGGGCCGTGAAGACGCGATGCCCGCCACATCCAGCGAAGAGCGGCGCTGGTCGAAACGTGTCCGACAGGCCTTGCCTGAATGGGTGGCCGGGACCGTCCAGCCGATCCTGCAGCAGGCGATGGATTGGGAAGGGATCGATGCCGGCCTTCGGATTGATGGCGACAAGCTGTTCATCGACTACCCGCACCTCGCCCAAGGCACTGGATACGTTTCTCCGAGCGTGATGTTGGAATTCGGCGCGCGTTCTACCGGAGAGCCCGCATCCCCACGCGATATCGTTTGCGATGCCGCGTCGGTGATCGAAGGCGTGGAGTTTCCCACTGCCCGCCCGCGCGTGATGCATGCGGAACGGACGTTCTGGGAAAAAGCGACAGCGATCCACGTCTTTTGTTTGCAAAACCGTATTCGAGGGGATCGCTTTTCTCGCCATTGGCATGATGTCGCCAGGTTGGACGATGCGGGCATCGCCGCTTCGGCCATCGAAGATCGCGCGCTTGCGACCGCTGTCGCCCGGCACAAGGCGATGTTCTTTGCAGAGAAGGGGGCGGATGCCAGGTGGATCGATTACGGCGCCGCAACCTGTGGTCAACTCCAGCTGGCCCCAAGCGGTGCAGCCCTCGACGTTCTCGCTGACGATTACCGCCGGATGGCCGAGGACGGCCTGCTTGCATCAACACCAGAGCCTTTTGGCGACTTGATGGACCGCTGCGCGGACATCGCGCGTAAGGCCAATGCAGCGTTCAAGCCTGACTGA
- a CDS encoding toprim domain-containing protein: protein MYSETEDLVRDLAENAEGVCRAYLPAGRREGSYWIVGDLQNNPGRSLFVRLTGPMSGPGAAGKFTDGATGEHGDLLDIIRARTGITRFPDLLAEARAHLGRPQPVVPDRQEPRKAKAPGGTPAAAARLFAASNPITGTLAETYLRSRGITQFGANGALRFHPKCWHREEGQTRSIPRPAMIAAVTDGAGAVQGVHRTWLAPDGQGKAAVNPERRAMGHLLGNAVRLTPHDDILAVGEGIETMLSLSEAAPGLPVWAALSSGHLGAVLLPERLQRLYIAIDRDPAGQRAAGRLSARASEVGVRVRVLEPRLGDFNDDLRANGKDALRQHLAGQIRPEDRHRLLV, encoded by the coding sequence ATGTATTCCGAGACCGAAGACCTCGTGCGCGATCTGGCAGAAAATGCCGAAGGCGTCTGTCGTGCCTACCTTCCCGCTGGACGGCGGGAAGGATCCTACTGGATCGTCGGCGATCTGCAGAACAATCCCGGCCGGTCGCTCTTCGTGCGGCTGACCGGGCCCATGTCAGGGCCGGGGGCAGCGGGCAAGTTTACGGATGGGGCCACAGGCGAGCATGGCGATCTCCTGGACATCATCCGCGCCCGGACGGGGATCACGCGCTTCCCCGACCTTCTCGCCGAGGCCCGAGCGCATCTTGGCCGTCCGCAGCCGGTCGTCCCGGATAGGCAAGAGCCGAGGAAGGCCAAGGCGCCCGGTGGCACTCCTGCGGCGGCGGCGCGCTTGTTTGCTGCCTCGAACCCGATCACAGGCACGCTTGCTGAGACCTACCTCCGTTCCCGAGGCATCACCCAATTCGGGGCGAACGGCGCCTTACGCTTCCACCCGAAGTGCTGGCATCGGGAAGAGGGGCAGACCCGGAGCATCCCCAGACCGGCGATGATCGCGGCGGTTACCGATGGGGCAGGGGCCGTGCAGGGCGTGCATCGCACCTGGCTGGCGCCTGACGGACAGGGGAAGGCGGCAGTGAATCCAGAGCGTCGGGCTATGGGTCACCTCCTCGGCAATGCTGTCAGGCTCACCCCGCACGATGACATCCTCGCCGTCGGCGAGGGCATCGAGACCATGCTGTCCCTGTCCGAGGCGGCTCCGGGCCTTCCCGTCTGGGCGGCGCTCTCGTCGGGACACCTCGGGGCGGTCCTGCTGCCGGAGAGGCTCCAGCGCCTCTACATCGCCATCGACCGCGATCCGGCTGGGCAACGTGCGGCAGGGAGGTTGAGCGCCAGAGCCTCCGAGGTCGGGGTGCGTGTGCGGGTGCTGGAACCGCGGCTCGGGGATTTCAACGATGATCTCCGGGCGAACGGCAAAGACGCGCTGCGCCAGCATTTGGCAGGTCAGATCAGGCCCGAGGATCGGCATCGCCTGTTGGTCTGA
- a CDS encoding strawberry notch family protein, with protein sequence MTYLAPVAPSVPLLSRDPAPAILAVAEALQPDLAQGFHLDALRLRLEMERAFGGSDADGAWDWKLAYEAGEVALVLFLQKFGRALLARAGSPAALLPILAKVAGLLPTHTRRSEEMERFQQFSTPMPMGLAALAAAQITQRDLVLEPSAGTGLLAILAEIAGGSLALNELADTRADLLRLLFPGRPVTSFDAAQIDDHLDAGLRPSVILINPPFSAVANVNGRTTEATARHLRSALARLAPGGRLIAVTGAGFAPDAPAWSETFSRLTESAHLVFTGAVSGAAFAKHGTSFETRISVFDKCRGGELGGVTANLAQPMSSDVTQLVSRITAEVPLRLELEAGAVPRPQLTSPFGEKPVRTSGLAARHLGATSSARTNAIVTTPDAADLAYTLRETVDDLGAARLSDAIYETFRLQAIDIPGAAPHPTKLVQSAAMASVAPPKPSYRPKLPAAVLRDGLLSDAQLETVIYAGEAHDAYLAGSWTVDETGDMVSAAPDDSADAVRFRRGFFLGDGTGAGKGRQSAGIVLDNWAQGRRKALWISKSDKLLEDAQRDWSALGQERLLVTPLSRFAQGRDIPLAEGILFTTYATLRSEERGANKSRVDQIVDWLGADFDGVILFDESHAMANAAGSKGERGDTEASQQGRAGLRLQHKLPNARVVYVSATGATTVHNLAYAQRLGLWGGEDFPFQTRSEFVEAIEAGGVAAMEVLARDLRALGLYTARSLSYDGVEYEMLEHALSPEQRGIYDAYTGAFAIIHNNLTAALDAANISGESGTLNRQAKSAARSAFESAKQRFFGHLLTSMKTPTLIASIDADLAAGHAAVSQIVSTGEALMERRLSEIPTDEWNDIRCDITPREYVLDYLAHSFPVQLYEPFTDSEGNLSSRPVTRDGQPVECREAVRRRDALIEKLASLPPVAGALDQIVQRFGTELVAEVTGRSRRIVRKGEGHSARLVVENRAGAANLTETQAFMDDEKRILIFSDAGGTGRSYHADLGAKNQRLRVHYLLEPGWKADAAIQGLGRTNRTNQAQPPLFRPVATDVKAEKRFLSTIARRLDTLGAITRGQRQTGGQGLFRPEDNLESPYARDALRQLYRRIYRGDLAGCSLGAFEDATGLSLTDDNGLKDDLPPITTFLNRLLALTIDMQAVLFAGFEELLDQRIEGAIAAGVYDLGLETLRAESFRVTDARVIYTHLGSGAETQLLTIAEKRRNTPTSLADALDWLDDPKAQCLINNRSGRAAVQVPATSHMLDDGTIEPRLRLIRPLDASTVPAKIMEDTHWLEANRAAFAAAWTAELAEVPEFSDSTLHIVAGLLLPIWKQLPQDETRVYRLQTDDGQRIIGRRVSPAWVATTLAADAPKLSAAQVHALVLEGKTVVCLSEGMELHRSRVMGANRIELSGFSEAAKDRLKADGFFSEIISWKLRLFCPTDADGVAILDRLLARCPVARLHDRGGC encoded by the coding sequence ATGACCTATCTCGCGCCTGTTGCGCCTTCCGTTCCTCTTCTCTCTCGCGATCCCGCGCCTGCGATCCTCGCCGTTGCCGAGGCGCTGCAGCCCGATCTGGCCCAAGGCTTCCATCTCGACGCGCTGCGTTTGCGCCTCGAGATGGAGCGCGCCTTTGGCGGCTCCGATGCCGATGGCGCTTGGGACTGGAAGCTCGCCTATGAGGCGGGCGAGGTGGCGCTCGTCCTCTTCCTGCAGAAATTCGGCCGTGCGCTTTTGGCCCGGGCTGGCTCGCCCGCTGCCCTGCTGCCGATCCTTGCCAAGGTGGCGGGCCTCTTGCCGACGCATACCCGGCGCTCGGAGGAGATGGAGCGGTTCCAGCAATTCTCGACGCCGATGCCCATGGGGCTTGCAGCACTGGCCGCCGCACAGATCACGCAGCGTGACCTGGTCCTCGAGCCTTCGGCCGGGACCGGGCTTCTGGCGATCCTCGCTGAGATCGCGGGTGGCAGCCTCGCGCTGAACGAGTTGGCCGACACCCGCGCCGATCTTCTGCGCCTCCTCTTTCCGGGGCGTCCCGTCACCAGTTTCGACGCCGCACAGATCGACGATCACCTCGACGCAGGGCTGCGCCCCAGCGTCATCCTGATAAACCCGCCCTTCTCGGCTGTGGCCAATGTCAATGGCCGGACAACCGAAGCGACTGCCCGGCATCTGCGCTCGGCCCTTGCGCGCCTTGCCCCCGGCGGGCGTCTGATCGCGGTCACCGGGGCCGGTTTCGCGCCGGATGCGCCCGCCTGGTCCGAGACGTTCAGCCGCCTCACCGAGTCCGCTCATCTGGTCTTTACCGGCGCTGTGTCCGGCGCCGCCTTCGCCAAGCATGGCACCAGTTTCGAGACGCGGATCTCGGTCTTCGACAAGTGCCGTGGCGGCGAGTTGGGTGGAGTCACCGCCAATCTGGCCCAGCCCATGTCATCCGACGTGACGCAGCTCGTCTCCCGGATTACCGCCGAAGTCCCGCTGCGCCTCGAGTTGGAAGCGGGCGCGGTGCCTCGCCCCCAGCTCACTTCCCCTTTCGGGGAAAAGCCAGTCCGCACGTCCGGCCTTGCCGCTCGACATTTGGGGGCAACGTCATCGGCGAGGACCAATGCGATTGTCACTACGCCGGATGCCGCAGACCTCGCCTACACCCTGCGAGAGACTGTGGACGACCTTGGCGCTGCGCGCCTGTCGGACGCGATCTACGAGACCTTCCGGCTGCAGGCGATCGACATCCCCGGCGCGGCCCCGCATCCGACCAAGCTCGTGCAGTCGGCGGCGATGGCATCTGTCGCGCCCCCCAAACCCTCCTATCGTCCCAAACTGCCCGCCGCCGTGCTGCGCGACGGCCTGCTCTCCGACGCCCAACTGGAGACTGTGATCTATGCCGGCGAGGCGCATGATGCATATCTCGCCGGTTCGTGGACCGTCGATGAGACCGGCGACATGGTCTCGGCCGCGCCCGACGATTCCGCTGACGCTGTCCGCTTCCGTCGCGGTTTCTTCCTCGGCGACGGGACTGGCGCGGGCAAAGGCCGCCAGTCGGCCGGGATTGTGCTCGACAACTGGGCCCAGGGCCGCCGCAAGGCGCTCTGGATATCGAAGAGCGACAAGCTTCTTGAGGATGCGCAGCGCGACTGGTCGGCGCTCGGTCAGGAGCGGCTGCTGGTGACGCCGCTCTCGCGCTTTGCGCAGGGTCGTGACATCCCGCTCGCCGAAGGCATCCTGTTCACCACCTACGCGACGCTGCGCTCCGAAGAACGTGGGGCCAACAAATCCCGCGTCGACCAGATCGTGGACTGGCTCGGAGCGGATTTCGACGGGGTGATCCTGTTCGATGAAAGCCATGCCATGGCGAATGCCGCAGGGTCCAAGGGCGAGCGCGGTGACACGGAAGCCTCGCAGCAGGGCAGGGCGGGCCTGCGTCTGCAGCACAAGCTGCCGAATGCCCGCGTGGTCTATGTCTCCGCCACCGGGGCCACGACGGTCCACAACCTCGCCTATGCACAACGTCTCGGGCTTTGGGGCGGGGAGGATTTCCCCTTTCAGACCCGGTCGGAATTTGTGGAAGCCATTGAGGCTGGCGGTGTCGCGGCGATGGAGGTTCTTGCCCGCGACCTCCGGGCGCTCGGTCTCTACACGGCGCGGTCGCTGTCCTATGACGGTGTCGAATACGAGATGCTCGAACATGCGCTCAGCCCCGAGCAGCGCGGCATTTACGATGCCTATACCGGGGCCTTCGCCATCATTCACAACAACCTGACCGCGGCGTTGGATGCGGCGAACATTTCTGGCGAGAGCGGCACGTTGAACCGTCAGGCGAAATCCGCCGCGCGGTCCGCCTTCGAGTCCGCCAAGCAGCGATTCTTCGGCCATTTGCTCACCTCAATGAAGACCCCCACGCTGATCGCATCCATCGATGCAGATCTGGCTGCGGGTCACGCGGCGGTCAGCCAGATCGTCTCGACGGGTGAGGCGCTGATGGAACGCCGCCTGTCGGAGATCCCAACCGACGAATGGAATGATATCCGTTGTGACATCACACCCAGGGAATACGTTCTGGACTACCTCGCCCATTCCTTCCCGGTGCAGCTCTACGAGCCTTTCACCGACAGCGAGGGCAACCTCTCGTCGCGTCCCGTCACGCGCGACGGCCAACCGGTCGAATGCCGCGAGGCCGTCCGACGGCGCGATGCGCTTATCGAAAAGCTGGCTTCGCTGCCGCCGGTGGCGGGCGCTCTTGATCAGATCGTTCAGCGCTTCGGCACCGAACTCGTGGCCGAAGTTACTGGGCGTTCACGACGCATCGTGCGCAAGGGCGAAGGGCATTCGGCACGGCTCGTGGTGGAGAACCGGGCCGGAGCCGCGAACCTCACTGAGACCCAAGCCTTCATGGATGACGAAAAGCGTATCCTGATCTTCTCCGATGCCGGTGGCACCGGCCGCAGCTATCACGCTGATCTTGGCGCGAAGAACCAGCGCCTTCGGGTCCACTACCTCCTGGAGCCGGGCTGGAAGGCAGATGCGGCGATCCAGGGCCTCGGGCGCACCAATCGCACCAATCAGGCGCAGCCGCCGCTCTTCCGTCCGGTGGCCACCGATGTCAAAGCGGAGAAGCGGTTCCTGTCGACCATCGCGCGTCGTCTCGACACGCTTGGCGCGATCACCCGCGGCCAGCGCCAGACTGGCGGGCAAGGGTTGTTCCGCCCGGAGGACAACCTCGAGTCGCCTTACGCCCGCGACGCCCTCCGCCAGCTTTACCGCCGCATCTATCGCGGCGATCTGGCGGGATGCTCGCTTGGGGCTTTCGAGGATGCCACTGGCCTCAGCCTGACCGACGACAACGGGCTGAAGGACGACCTTCCTCCGATCACGACCTTCCTCAATCGCCTGCTGGCGCTGACGATCGACATGCAGGCCGTGTTGTTCGCGGGTTTCGAAGAACTCCTCGACCAGCGGATCGAGGGCGCCATCGCCGCCGGGGTCTACGACCTCGGGCTCGAGACGCTGCGCGCCGAGAGCTTCCGGGTGACCGACGCACGCGTCATCTACACCCATCTCGGCTCCGGCGCGGAGACCCAGCTGCTGACCATCGCGGAAAAGCGCCGCAACACGCCGACCTCGCTCGCGGATGCGCTCGACTGGCTGGATGACCCTAAGGCACAGTGTCTCATCAACAACCGCTCGGGCCGGGCTGCCGTGCAGGTTCCCGCCACCAGTCACATGCTGGACGATGGGACCATCGAGCCGCGCCTGCGCCTGATCCGCCCGCTTGATGCCAGCACAGTCCCTGCAAAGATCATGGAGGACACCCACTGGCTCGAGGCCAACCGTGCGGCTTTTGCGGCAGCCTGGACCGCGGAACTGGCCGAGGTGCCGGAGTTTTCGGACTCCACGCTGCACATCGTGGCGGGTCTGCTTCTTCCTATCTGGAAGCAGCTCCCCCAGGATGAAACCCGCGTCTACCGCCTGCAGACCGATGACGGTCAGCGCATCATCGGTCGACGAGTCTCGCCTGCCTGGGTCGCGACCACGCTGGCCGCCGATGCGCCCAAGCTCTCGGCCGCGCAGGTCCATGCCCTCGTTCTGGAGGGCAAGACCGTGGTGTGCCTGTCCGAAGGGATGGAATTGCACCGCTCGCGCGTCATGGGCGCGAACCGGATCGAACTGTCGGGCTTCTCGGAGGCAGCCAAGGATCGGCTCAAGGCCGATGGCTTCTTCTCGGAGATTATTAGTTGGAAGCTTCGGCTGTTTTGCCCGACCGACGCCGATGGCGTCGCGATACTGGATCGTCTGCTTGCACGTTGTCCTGTCGCAAGGCTACATGATCGCGGAGGCTGTTGA
- a CDS encoding DUF2493 domain-containing protein — translation MTIQTHDDAYEPAHSASQTVHALDELQLYGYRPFDEPDPRPMPDGQRLSVAVADIFDALVATLEDTRMEPDLEEVLWGQVNLFHRATARIERSLDENEQAQRRFQREQDGSEVKSTELERLTAEGLTLVERRNCMDMMRDHAATEFVHHTGSTWRPRTGSMVNRQHMTAALIDSRDFLAAKRRAETEVMLPAGPKVALTGGADFNDHRLIWGKLDQVRTKYPDMVLLHGGSPKGAELIAAKWAEARGVTQVAFKPDWTKHAKAAPFKRNDAMLDVLPVGVLVFPGTGIQENLADKAKKLGIPVMKFEKGA, via the coding sequence ATGACGATCCAGACCCACGATGATGCATATGAACCCGCCCATAGCGCATCCCAGACCGTACATGCGCTCGACGAGCTCCAGCTCTACGGCTATCGCCCCTTTGACGAGCCCGATCCGCGCCCGATGCCCGATGGGCAGCGCCTCTCCGTCGCCGTCGCCGACATCTTCGACGCCCTCGTCGCGACCCTGGAAGACACCCGCATGGAACCCGACCTCGAAGAAGTGCTCTGGGGCCAGGTCAACCTCTTCCACCGCGCCACGGCCCGGATCGAGCGGTCGCTCGACGAGAACGAGCAGGCGCAGCGCCGCTTCCAGCGCGAGCAGGACGGCTCCGAAGTGAAATCCACCGAACTCGAGCGCCTGACGGCCGAAGGCCTGACTCTCGTTGAACGGCGCAACTGCATGGACATGATGCGCGATCACGCCGCCACCGAGTTCGTCCATCACACGGGATCGACCTGGCGCCCCCGCACCGGCTCGATGGTGAACCGCCAGCACATGACCGCCGCCCTGATCGACAGCCGCGACTTCCTGGCCGCCAAGCGCCGCGCCGAGACCGAGGTAATGCTTCCCGCAGGCCCCAAGGTCGCCCTCACCGGCGGGGCCGATTTCAACGATCACCGGCTGATCTGGGGCAAGCTCGACCAGGTCCGGACCAAGTATCCCGACATGGTCCTCCTGCACGGTGGCAGCCCGAAGGGCGCAGAGCTCATCGCCGCCAAATGGGCCGAAGCCCGGGGCGTGACGCAGGTGGCCTTCAAGCCCGACTGGACCAAGCACGCCAAGGCCGCGCCCTTCAAGCGCAACGACGCGATGCTGGATGTGCTCCCGGTCGGGGTCCTTGTCTTCCCCGGAACCGGTATCCAGGAAAACCTCGCCGATAAAGCCAAGAAGCTGGGCATCCCGGTCATGAAGTTCGAGAAGGGGGCGTGA
- a CDS encoding WGR domain-containing protein, protein MFNISQQMEVFPTTVDLKRIDPSLNMRRFYRMSVQPDLFGGAYLVREWGRIGFRGQMLVEQHDDEGRAVNALLKLSATKKRRGYRLQDER, encoded by the coding sequence ATGTTCAACATATCGCAGCAAATGGAAGTGTTCCCGACGACGGTCGATCTCAAGCGGATCGACCCGTCTCTCAACATGCGGCGCTTCTATCGAATGAGCGTTCAGCCGGACCTGTTTGGCGGCGCATACCTCGTGCGGGAATGGGGCCGTATCGGGTTTCGAGGGCAGATGTTGGTTGAGCAACACGATGACGAGGGCCGGGCAGTCAACGCTTTGTTGAAGCTGTCGGCGACGAAGAAGCGGCGGGGGTATCGGTTGCAGGACGAGCGTTGA
- a CDS encoding DUF6878 family protein — MTLTEPTLTPPMAPSPVDMGQIFAAHAERAARIDALRPGNKDRLFDGLKAAGITHVTVTFDGAGDSGQIESIGAWSGDTAVDFPTTEIEYAALTWDNPEVEVRQLSLEDVVEQLAYDFLCDTHGGWENNDGAWGEFCFDAAARCIHLEFNERFTSSELYTHDF; from the coding sequence ATGACCCTGACCGAACCCACCCTCACGCCGCCGATGGCACCCTCGCCAGTCGACATGGGCCAGATCTTCGCGGCGCATGCCGAGCGTGCCGCCCGGATCGACGCGCTGCGCCCCGGCAACAAGGACCGCCTTTTCGATGGCCTCAAAGCCGCCGGCATCACCCATGTCACCGTGACCTTCGACGGTGCCGGGGACAGCGGCCAGATCGAAAGCATCGGCGCATGGTCCGGCGATACCGCGGTCGACTTCCCCACGACCGAGATCGAATACGCCGCGCTCACCTGGGACAACCCCGAGGTCGAGGTGCGACAGCTCTCGCTGGAAGATGTCGTCGAGCAGCTCGCCTACGACTTCCTCTGCGACACCCATGGCGGATGGGAGAACAACGACGGTGCCTGGGGCGAATTCTGTTTCGACGCCGCGGCCCGCTGCATCCACCTCGAGTTCAACGAACGGTTCACCTCGTCCGAACTTTACACCCACGACTTCTGA
- a CDS encoding DUF6088 family protein yields the protein MERMAESIMNVATTLPEGVPLAAKGLLHLGSRAAVDQTLSRLAARGELIRAGRGIYMRPVQTRFGPRSPSAEQAIEALAVQRGETIVPSGAAAANALGLTTQVPVKSVYLTSGRSRVLNLGRQAVELRHAPRWQLALGSKTSGQAVRALAWLGPDEAPKALQILRSKLTEAAKTELMSAAPQFPTWLARLVGEMVHG from the coding sequence ATGGAGCGCATGGCCGAGAGCATTATGAATGTCGCAACGACGTTGCCGGAGGGGGTACCCTTAGCAGCGAAGGGGCTTTTGCATCTCGGCTCGCGCGCGGCGGTCGATCAAACGCTGTCGCGTCTGGCTGCGCGCGGCGAGTTGATCCGTGCAGGACGCGGCATCTACATGCGCCCGGTCCAGACACGCTTTGGACCGCGTAGCCCGTCGGCTGAACAGGCGATTGAAGCGCTCGCTGTGCAGCGGGGCGAGACGATCGTCCCGAGCGGGGCTGCTGCGGCAAACGCTCTGGGCCTCACGACACAGGTGCCGGTCAAGTCGGTTTACCTCACTTCCGGTCGAAGCCGTGTGCTGAATCTTGGCCGGCAAGCGGTCGAGCTGCGTCATGCGCCGCGCTGGCAGTTGGCCCTTGGGAGCAAGACCTCGGGCCAGGCCGTCCGCGCTCTGGCATGGCTCGGGCCGGATGAGGCTCCCAAGGCTCTGCAAATTCTGCGATCCAAGCTCACGGAGGCGGCAAAGACCGAACTGATGTCCGCCGCGCCGCAGTTTCCGACTTGGCTGGCACGATTGGTCGGAGAGATGGTCCATGGCTGA